The following DNA comes from Henckelia pumila isolate YLH828 unplaced genomic scaffold, ASM3356847v2 CTG_461:::fragment_3, whole genome shotgun sequence.
CCCACCATTAAACAAGGCAGGATGGGTCGGCCTaccttttaggcgggttggaaAAACACCAACTCAACCCACCTAGTTTAGGTGGCGGGGCGGGTCAACCCGACGGGCTCACGTTTAAATTGATGGGTTTTTGCGGACCAACTCGCAACCCACCACAACCCAACATTAGGCGGGGATATGCGAGTCGGCCCATcttttaggcgggttggaaatttgtcaacccaacccaccaatTTTGTTTGGCGGGACGGGCAAATCCGACGGGCCtagcccattttgacacctctaaaGATAGGGAATGATAATACTTGTGATTCTACAGTAATATGGGTGATTGAGTGGGAGTGGGTTATTTTTGGTGTTTTAACCTAGTATTAATAATCCTTCTTTTAaacctttcattttttttttttttacaaataccCCTTTTCCTAGCAATATAAAAGGGAAAAATAAAGGCTGGTAGGATTTGTAATTCTAGGATGTTAGAAGGGTAATGTGGTAtagtgaaaatattttaaatttatctcACCCACAAAAATCACATGATATTATTTGATCATCATACATTACATTAATTCCTTATCAAtcatttaatttatcatttatttattaatcATTCAATAATCTCATCATTCAAACCACGCATAACTTAAAAACATCAACACAAACAACTTAACTGGTCGATATCGGTTAATCGAAAAATTGTTGATGACAACGATACTCTCGAGCAATATGGTGAGCAGTGATTCGAACAAAAACTAATTAAGGTTGTTTTTATATGGATGGATTTGAAGTCAACGATATCAAATTCATTAGTTTGTTTGTGTAAAATTAATTCGACAATGGAAATTTAAGTAATCGCCTAGctaatttttaaatcaaatatgTACGAATCCTTCAATAATTATATAACCAAGGGAAGAGTTGTTTTGGTGATAAATAATTGTTCTAGCTATCCAAAAATGTAAATGTCATTTTCAAGAAAATGTGGATTGTAATAATTCAATTACTTTCACTGAATGATTACTTTATGATATGAAAAGCATGAATCACACAGTTGTAATTTTATCTTCTTAATCGAAAATGGAAACTGAAAAAGAATAATTATTATGGTTGAGATTATGTCTTGATTTATAGATTGGCAAAACATAAGGGCTGCCACAGTAAAAAAAAGTTGTACAATATCAAAAAGGACTTGTCTATATCAGCCTGATTACCAAAATCTCCCAACTTGTAAttctgaattattattattatcatcaacTAAATGGTCCCCtatagattttatttttgaatttcaaaatttcccCTTTTTCTATAAGActtatttatttgaatattttgactttttattttcttacaaTTGGACCACAAAATTACCCAGCTGTTGATGAGCAATATAACAAAATTCAGGGGTCAAATGAGTGACAAATTCCATAATACTTCGTACTGAGTACACTTGGTTTTTGTAaggatatatttaaaaatatatcacGGATTGGGAAAGTATTGTTTCAAATGCACCACATGTTACACTTGACAGACAATATATTATAAAGACACGAGCCATGTTTTCTTTGCtttttaattactaaaaattaTATGTCGGGGATTTTGAGATAGGAAGCTTCCTTTCTTGGCTTTTCTCCTAGGTATATTTCCATTTTACTCATCATAATATTTTTACACTATAATCTTATATATAATTGATAAAACACTATTAGTTGTCAAATTATAATCACCGGATATTTTTATGCATCTAATAATTTCATAAACCACATGAATATTTAATATGTAGAGTGACGCAGACGCAGTCAATTTTGACGGGCATTCTGTTGTGGTTGATTTACTTGATTATCAGTTTTTGATCAGCTTGCTTGGGAGGAGCTACTCAAATCgtgaattttaaattaatcgtgtggttaattttttattttttttttcatttttggaaCTTGttgttatttcattttttttattcttttgaatCCTTCATAAAAGGAcaaaaaatgaaacaaaataTAAGTTAAAGgataaaaaatagaaataatgcACAAGTTATGAGACTAATGATGAAAATTGACtgtataaaaaaaacatataagttacaaaacttaaaatataaaataattattaataagatcaaaaatttaaaaaatacaaacaaCAGAACTAGAATTGTCGTTATCCCTTCTTAACACATGACTTATTTGGATGAGTTAAATTTCAATAAtccactattttttttaaatctaaacACATAAACGTATGATTGTGAGAGATTCTAAATACATCCAATAGATGTCATTCATATAATCCATTGTCAAATCAATTTCTTTCGCTTAAATTCATGCATCCAAACCCAAACTAAGATTGTGTTTTTTGGTAGAATAGATTTGAGTTGAATGAAAGAATTTGAGTTGGACAATGATGATACTTCATATAATACAAATGCGTCTAGAACCACCATAAGTAAAACTAATGGTTTCGAGATGGATTTGGAATCACGTTGATTAGTTTATCCAGACAACTAGAAATATAAAAGAATCAAGTGCAGCCATAGCTCTTTCTTATATGGCAATAAATGCTAAGTAAAATGATACACTAAGACTTGGTTTGGACAAGTCGTCACTTTTAAGGTTCGATTTCAACacattttaaagtttttttcatttataaaacactaatgctacatgtacacgaaGGGCTACACGTTGGTTTACAcattgcacttgaaattacataattATCCCtgcactttatttgaaaaaaaatcttttaaaaataaatgtaggataatcatgtaatttcaagtgtactgtgtaacccaacgtgtagcCATcaatgtacatgtagcattaccctTTTAAGTATTCGTCGAAATGAAGTCTAAATATTTGTCTAATTTTAAACAACATAACAAAATTAGCGAGATAATCGGTGGAATTTGGAACTACACATGCAAGCGAGAATATAAGTGACCGGAACTGTACTAATTATGGAGGCTCTAGAGCGTTaggtttttcatttttggttgGTGTGGGGTGGCTGTAGATGGAGATTGATGCAAACAACAAGCAAAACTTATACTTTACAaatataactatatatatatatactcgaTAATTTCTTCGGTTTGACGATTTATAGAATCTAGaaataagaaattaaatattttttgatcgTGCCAGTTTGTCCCCACCAATCCCCTCTTGGAGATTCGGgaagaattttgaaaatttttcccTAGTTTATCACATTTTGAAagtcataaataaatattttaagaatttttttaaaaaataataataaaaatggaGTAACCCCAAAATGTGTACACACAGTCACACAGATGTCTGGAAATCACAGGGAGACGAGACATGAACTGGGTCAGGCCGCAAAGGGGCCCCTGGCTATGGAGCCAATTCATTTATCAGTCTTTTAATTTATTGCTAGAGGGACCAACCCACCCTGTCCATTCACATGCAATGAAGCCATCTCTGCTCCTTCGTTACATTTCCACCTCTTTCTTTTCTTCACAATTTTCTTTTTATATACTTGGAAATAAAACAAATGGCAAAGCTACAAAATCTTCATTGTCAATCACATGCATTGCACCAGGCCCCTGATAACTAGGATGGTGGTCGGGGAGGCCGGGCGAATATTGATTTACTTTAATATATTTCAGTATAtggaaaatattatttattctaCAACATCCATTCATACAAAGTCTGATTTTTATTGcatcaaaaattaatacaacaCTCATAAgcaaaaatcaagaaaaaggCCCCAAAGACCCTTTGTATAGTTAGGCCAACTTTAagccataaaaattaataaaaagaaTGCCATGCACGTGTATCCGTCGCACGTGCCTGCGATGatcacccaaaaaaaaaaacagaaaaaattGGAAGCCCAGTATATACGGTTAGGACAAGGAGGGAAAAAAAGGAAGAAGgcaaaaaataaaaaggggAATTTCCCGCCAAAAAAGCACACATCCACACGTGTAGAACACACTCCTTGCGTGAACTTACACCACTCGaaaattaaattgaaaataaatctaatctcTCTCTTTGTCATCCCATGATCTCTTCTTCTCTTCACTTGGGCAATTTGCAAAAAACTGCAGCTTTTAGTGCAGTAATGATAGGTTTGTGCAAGATAAAGTTCAATAAACTCGAATAATCCGATATAAATGCTGCATATATGTAATATCATCACCGATCTCATTGATTGAAGGGAAGAAGTTTGACTTGTATTGCATCCACAGCTCAAATTTCAAAGCCCCAATCTTTATATTTTTGACAGGCCCTCGTTTGATTTTCTTTCACTGCCCATTTTGGTCCCACCAATGAAGCGCTTAATTCAATGACAATAATCAACACCACCTTTGAATTTTCAATCACTTCCCCCACTCCATTCACTCCACGATTCCACTACGCACCATTAAACAATTCATTCCCTCTCTTCTCGCTTTTAATTTTCTCACACCAAAACAATAATATACTATGTACCAAATCCCCTTCCCTTGGGAATCAGCGAACCCATCCATTGATGGCAAAATGCCCACCAATAAAGGGGTTttcgtaataaaaaaaaaaaaaaaaaatctcccaaaaatgtcCAAATTCTTGTACATACATACACTATATAGGCTACTATTTATCTACACCACCCTCTAGTCAATTTTCATTTCTCCACCCTCTGAGAAAAAATATTGAGGATTTTTTAAGACAACCTTGGACCACCATTTTCTTTGGTTGTTGGTTTTCTTTTGTAATTTTAGACCCCTCCCGCCCCCTCCTTAATCAGAGCTCCCCTTGTCATCATCCACCCAtgatgaattatttaattttctccTTTTGTGAGCCGAGAAGGATGAAGATGTGGAAGATGATGAGTCGCTAGAGAAGGTACTCACCCGAGGCATGACTCGGAGTTGGGGTAGCACCTTTGGTTGCTTCTTCGTCTTATTGGACATTATTTGTCTCGTCAATTGGTAGCAACTCGTAATTTGTTCCtgtaaatcaaaatatatattgttACTCTTTACGATAAAGTCGATCGTTTTCTCATGTAAATAATGTATTTTTCTTACTTTGTGAAGTCCAGCACACCATGACTGAGCATGTTGAGCTGTGAACGAGGAAAATTTCGGCAGATCATTTGCTGCACAAAGCATTGTTGCAGCAGCGACGCATGATGGTCTAAACTCGAGAAAGCTGGTCTCTGTTCATATGTAGATTTCACTGTGTATATGTTTgactaaaaaaatacaaataattgatgaaataatatttatattggaGACGCTAATGCtatatattgaataaaattactgatcattttattttttaaaaacaagaaAGTAGAACCCAATAGGCAATATGCAACCGTTGGTGCGCGATGATGTCAAAACTTGAATGAACACATGTTAAATGAATCAAAAAGTCAATTACGGTGATTAATTTGGTACCTTGTATAGTAGAGAGAATAATTTCTTTTGCCATTGATACAAGGAACCCGGTATAAGTTCCGGTTGGGTCAATTTTGAGGGCGAAAAAACATAGATAGCAAAAGGGAGAAATGGATCGAAGCCTCCATTCTAATACCCTCAGCACGAGGAGCTCCATCCTTTGAATATTTCTTGGTTCAAAAAGAAACTTCGGACCTTCGACCTACGaaatgaaatttaattaaattatgcTGACTTTCACGTGACCCGTAGTTAATACATGGGATCAACGATATTATTATAATTACCTGAAGATCCACAAGAGAAGGAACGAGAGGTTCCTCCATTTTAGCTGCTAATGACAAACATGCAGTGGACAATAATTGCAATGGCCATCCATTCAATATCTGTCATTATTTTAATCAAGCCGTGCGGGAAAAAAAATGTATTAATTTATCATACATGGACaacgaaaattaaaaaaagaataaaagaaagattATTCATAATTATTAgtaacaaaacaaacaaaagaacaaagttgttACCAATAATGATGCACAATAGAATGCATTCTAATGTTCTTAGAGACTAATACGGACAAATAGACCACCATAACTTGCACTTTTAGGggattaaattcaattaaattaagttttattttttgaaaagttCCCAAAACTTCAAATCTTTATCATGctaaatatgaaaatttattCATGTCCTAATTCAACTTTATTAAACATTTGATTTtactaaatattataaataaggtTTTCAATTATTCAATAATTAGTGGAAAGTATGCGTCTAAGTAATAATAAATGTAGTTGATATAATGGACATGAGTCTCCATCTTACGCCATTAATCTATGGAAACACCCTTAATTACATGTATTCGTGAATGTGACACATTGTCTTAAATATCAGACCAAACAATATACTACATTATTAAATTTTCATTAATTGTGGGttgacaaataaaaaaatatggtaTTAATTTGTTAGGTTTACATCTAGTCAACATAACTTCTTAATTCGGCCATTaatttgcaattttcttaaTGCGAggtattttttaaaagaatattTGGTTCGGGCTAACCTCATTTATCAAGTTCAAATTATATACgactaaaaaattaatatatcgtATTTGACTATTTGAGCTATACTAGTGATAACAtcttgaaaaattattattaaaataataaaatcccaCAAAACTTGACGGTGACGGGAATCGTACCGGCAGCTGATGGGAGTGAAGAAAACGGTCAAAGTAGCTGACGGAGAGAAACGCCGTTAATGGCTGGAAACCGTAATAACGGTGCACCTGCACACACAAAATAACCCGTCAAGTTCCCCCCAATACCATAAACTGAACCTTCAGGTTTATCGTGCGCCGCGGATCACTGTTTCATCGCGGTGACTAATAGCTCTCTCTCACTAAAATCCTTCCTGGAACCACCGGCGAATTCTAGCCATAGCAAGCCAGCCATGCTAAAGTGCGCCGATACAATCATCACACAGATCACAATGAATTGAATAACCGTCACCATTTGATAAATCAAAACCTCGAAAGCGACGGCTAACTAACCGAGCGCATGATAGTGTTCAACACTGAAAGTGCTGTGCAAAAAAAAATCGATAATCGTGAATCGCGATCTAGAAGAGGAGTATACCTTGAGAATCCATGCAACAGATTGAGTTCTAACAGACGCATCGATCGATAGATGATTATCGATAATCGCTCCGGTGAGATCTCTCTCGTCTTCTAGAAGTCCGGCGATTGATTCCTCGACGTCGGGCGACCGAGTTTGGACATCCGATGAGTATTCCGGAGAGTCATCTTCGCCGCCGGAGAATATGATATTGGAGTCCTCGCAGCAGAGAAGATCGGAGAAGCAGTCGGAGCACTGAAGTGACATGGCGAATGTGACCATCGGTCGTTCGTCATTCTGTTCTGATCATTTTTTTTACTGTGCTGTGATCCCGGAGGTCGCCGGAGATTCGTCGGAGTGCACCGCCTGGGTTGCAGAGGCTGCGGGAGGAGGGGACCGTAGGTTTTTGTTGTGTGTGTTCGTTTAGATTCTCTATACTCCACTGCTGACTGATTGGTTTGGATGTATATAAATAGAGATACCTTTGCTATTGttcgaatttttttaataattttatattttaaatttttgtactAACATTTCTTAAATTTATACAGATatagataaattaattaataaacagatatctatatgatataatataaataaataaataaataaataaataaataaataaataaataaataaataaaaatcaccTGATAGTGGGGATCGCTATTGGCCAAATATAAATGTTTACATTTGATACACATAATTGGTAAATATGCAATGGGAAAATTGTAATGTTGATGTTGCGTGTCCGTGTGTttacaattttgatcatatattttgtcaaatttcagttttagtctgatatatatttgtttatcTAGCAACATCATCATTTTTCCGACAAAGATATGATGTGAACGTAGCATTATATGTATGTTGTCGAATCATCACTcttatgaaaaataatattaaaactaTCAAGAATTGAAAGATACATCAATATTAAAACCCAAATTTAAGATGACCaagcgtagtttgcaggctattgcgttagttcgaGGGATTTTCCCAGAACGCACCGAAaggtagcggctgcgggttcccacgtcacgaaaatatatatatatatatatatatatatatatatatatatatatagttcttttatggtgcccaacaactATGCCCAACTTCGTGTCCGCCATGTATAAGTCAACTCACCAATTGTGTTGGTCAACTCACCTATTGTACATGCTGGTCAACTCACCTATTGTCCGCCATGACTATGTTGGGCTCAATTGTACATGTGTAGATGAGTGAATACATAAACttcaaatattataattttttttgctaACTCTTGCAAATGGTCTTGTTAGCTAAGGTTAGCTAATCAAGACCGGTTTTTTCAGTCTTAAAAATTGTTTGGACCACAATAAAATACAGATAAGGCGTCCAAGAGTTGGTATTACTCTTTTATATTCAAGTAAACACTGTTAACAAAATAAGTAAATAACACAAGGTATATCAAAGTTCGAAGGTGAAATCCTTATATGTCTTCCTTCTTCCACTTAGCAAAGAATATTAACGAGAGCTTCTGAACCGTTGAGTGATGGCAGTGTTTCAACTGACTAAACATATTTGTAATACAAGTTAAGACCATTTGCATTATAACAATTaattgttatcaccaaaacaaAGGGATCTAATACACCAAAATTGCAATCTTTCTATATAAATTTTGCGCCAGATATGTAAATGTACACGCATGTTGATGTATTGAGTTTTCACTAGCTTAATCATAGTAAATcctccaaaaaaaaattcaaataagaaaTTTGATCATGACAAgagaagaaaaaataaaataaaaaaagaaaacattatTTTATGGAAATCTCATGGGGATTTGAAATTACATAATAATGTCACGAACACTATTAATGTATTGTCTCCATATATAATAAGAAAGTTGGTAATTTCACGCTATAGGGACGGGTCATGGTTGTTCAATTTAAAGGTCGACACTCGTTCGTTTACGATTTTTTCACTTGACCTGTGGACTCGACATTTCCATATCCTTTTCAAATCCCATTTCTTGTGTGTGGCCAAGAAGTTAATGATGAAATTATTGAGGATGTTGAGATATTTAATTATGTTCGTAAAATGTGACATTaagtaataaataattaaaacatgatcCATCACAAATATTGATAGAATAAAACTAGTCTACTTCGTCTTAATTGAAACAGTTTTATTCACTCCAAGgcctaaaattttgaatttttcttatgGTAAGCTTTTTAGTTCAAAAATCTGACGGCCCTAGCTAATGGATTTATGTACATGTTGGGTATTTTACGAGTCGCATAGGAGTGTTTATAATCAAATACATATatactttcttttattttatttttactttttttgaGTGAGATATTTTTGATttgacatttttttaatttcgttAAACTTTGGCAACATATTTTATTCTTATTAATAAGTTTGGCATATGGTGTAACAGGCATATATAGAATTGTTTTCAGAGTTACTATGGTGGCAAACTTTATTTTCCCAATGATGGGTTTTGGCTCAAGTTTGAAATTATGTAGATAATTAATATCCGTACATTCTTCGTATGCTAGAATTAGATAAATCAATTATGACTTGACAAATATTCATGTATGAATTGATCATAACCCTTGAGACTTTATTAAGTGTACTTTTCAAATATTCTGGCAGAGGTTAATGTATTCAATATTTTTCGAATAAGGAAATAAAATCCAAGTGAGCGTCATGACACCGTAACCGACTCTAAAAAGTCCTCGAGTGAACCCCAAAATGCATGCAGGTGATcatgtgcatatatatatataattctggATTGGCATTTGTGATGCTGTAGTACTCCAAGTTTCTAGTGATCAGAATCCGGCCGGTACATGACTCGATCGAACGTCCTAGGTATTCCGAGTTCATGAACCAAGTTAATTAAGCCAATTAGTTTCATGATCGATGTGCATACACCACCTTAAGGTTATATGGGCGATGTTGGTTTTTTCTTAAACTAAGTTTTCATATCTAGGGTGTCGGAAATTGCACGTATTATAGGACGTCCAATGATGTATCTTGGGGATTATTGCTAGACTTGGTTTTAGGCACTTGAGGATATATCGACCCCTAGTACGTTCTTGATCGACCGTAGAGCTCTGCGATCGTGGAGTACTCCATATCTTTTGTGGCCACCCGACTCAATCGTCGTTGTTACGACTCTTCCATGGTTGTATTTGGAGGTTACCTCTTTAGACCGTTAGTGTGGTGACACAATATTTCTTGTTTTGCTATATATTTGGCTACCATATGCACTTAGTTTGGGGCACGGTTAGGCGCACAGCCTCTGAGCAATGTCTCCGAACTCCGATCCATTTATCTGCTAGTTGCATGGTATCACTTCTATATATGGTATGTGTCCCTAATTCaataatccaataatattttCCATATATAAGACTAGGTCTCCTACGGTTTCATGCATGTATCTATATCTGGATTCTGGAGCGAATGGTTAAACTTTtggtataaaaaataatactttttctGATAGAAGTCTAACAAAATTGACATGTATGTGCATTAGACGATTAGAAGTTTTTTGTGTTTCTATAATTTGTCGATAATGACGTTGGGCAGGAATCACATGAGGATATATTTAATTGTTGGTGCTAGAGAAATTAGGTTGTCCAATGTGAGTGTGATGTATATGTGAACCATTAAAATTGACAATAACCTAGTATTATTGCCTTAAGTAGACAAACACTCGATAGCTAGAAATATTCCTTTTGATCTCATTATCTTTATTCTTTAGATCATTTCGTGTCCCAAATTTTAAATGTTGGTTGTGCTATTACAAACCCCAG
Coding sequences within:
- the LOC140871751 gene encoding cyclin-D1-1-like isoform X2, whose protein sequence is MVTFAMSLQCSDCFSDLLCCEDSNIIFSGGEDDSPEYSSDVQTRSPDVEESIAGLLEDERDLTGAIIDNHLSIDASVRTQSVAWILKVHRYYGFQPLTAFLSVSYFDRFLHSHQLPILNGWPLQLLSTACLSLAAKMEEPLVPSLVDLQVEGPKFLFEPRNIQRMELLVLRVLEWRLRSISPFCYLCFFALKIDPTGTYTGFLVSMAKEIILSTIQVKSTYEQRPAFSSLDHHASLLQQCFVQQMICRNFPRSQLNMLSHGVLDFTKNKLRVATN
- the LOC140871751 gene encoding cyclin-D1-1-like isoform X1; the protein is MVTFAMSLQCSDCFSDLLCCEDSNIIFSGGEDDSPEYSSDVQTRSPDVEESIAGLLEDERDLTGAIIDNHLSIDASVRTQSVAWILKVHRYYGFQPLTAFLSVSYFDRFLHSHQLPILNGWPLQLLSTACLSLAAKMEEPLVPSLVDLQVEGPKFLFEPRNIQRMELLVLRVLEWRLRSISPFCYLCFFALKIDPTGTYTGFLVSMAKEIILSTIQETSFLEFRPSCVAAATMLCAANDLPKFSSFTAQHAQSWCAGLHKEQITSCYQLTRQIMSNKTKKQPKVLPQLRVMPRVSTFSSDSSSSTSSSFSAHKRRKLNNSSWVDDDKGSSD